A genomic segment from Nicotiana sylvestris chromosome 1, ASM39365v2, whole genome shotgun sequence encodes:
- the LOC138870193 gene encoding uncharacterized protein, translated as MAPKLEDHGAFTIPCTIGSADFAKTLCDLRASINLMPYSVFKTLGIGKPRPTSTRFQMVDCTMKRPLGIIDDVLVRVDKFILPTDFVILDCKVDYEVPIILGRPFLSMGRGEATFV; from the coding sequence ATGGCTCCGAAATTGGAAGATCATGGAgctttcacaatcccttgcacTATTGGGAGTGCCGACTTTGCCAAAACTTTATGTGATCTTCGAgcgagtatcaacttgatgccttattcggtgttcaaaactttgggaattgggaaacCAAGACCCACTTCCACGAGGTTTCAGATGGTGGATTGTACAATGAAGAGgcctttgggtattattgatgatgtgttggttcgtgttgacaagttcatcctcccgacggactttgtgattcttgattgtAAAGTGGACTATGAAGTGCCTATCattttgggtagacctttcctttCCATGGGCAGGGGCGAAGCCACCTTTGTAtaa